The Tamandua tetradactyla isolate mTamTet1 chromosome 23, mTamTet1.pri, whole genome shotgun sequence genomic interval TTGGGCAAATCACAGCCCTTTTCTTGACCTTAACTTCCTCAGCTCTAAAGTCTGGCTGACAATACTAATCAAAAAGGTTCAAATGCAGTCATGTAAGGGAAAGTACTTGGGAAAAAATAAGTGGggctatttataaaattttttttaaattgaggtaaaattcacataacatgaaattaaccattaaccattttaaacagtacaattcagtggtatttagtacattcacaatgttgtgcaaccaccacctctatctagttccaagacattttcatcactccaaaaggaaaccctggtcccaggagctgttccTCCTCCCTATAGCCCCTggaaaccactgatctactttccGTCTCTATTAATTTACCTCTGAatgctttatataaatggaatcatatgctTTGTAGCCTTCTGAGTCTTGCTTCTTTCACTGGGCATactgtcttccaggttcatctatGTGTGGCACGTATCagctcttcattcctttttaaggctgaataatatttcattgcatggctAGACCACATTGTGTTTATTATTCATTCATCCGCTGATGGGCTTTGGGATTGTTTCCACCATTGGGATGTTGTGAATATACTGCTACAGGATTCTACCTGTAATGAAAGGGCACCCAAACTTCCCATCATCCTGAAATTGGTATCAGGTTGGCTCTGTGGGCACTATTGAGAAAATATTAATTCCTGCTTCCTGGAGGCTCTTCACTTCAATGCAGAAGGAGCAAGAAGTGGCTTTTCATTCttggaggcagagatgggagtACTAGCCTGTGGCCTGTACCCAGTGAAGGGGGCAGGGTTCTGCTTCCTGAGAAATCAGGTCAATGCTTTGGGAGTCAAGGGAGCATGGGGCAGATGGGAGACCTGGAGGCTGTATCATCTCCCTGCAGGCAGGGCTCCCATGGTGTCCTCACTTGGGTGAGCCTGTGGGCTCTCCCATGGATGGCGGGTGTTCTCCGTAAACTCATCCCAGcctgggagggtgggagggagcacAGATAGGCCCAACCTTCTCAGCTAgctcttcctaccccatattcgAAACAAATTAAATTTGTCCCATGGGCAGACACCACTGATACAGTCTAGGTCCCTGCTTTCCTATCTCCTGCTTTGCTGTTTGTGGGCCCTCAGCTTTCCCAGGAAAGCTACAGGCCCTTAGAAGGGGATCCCCTCCACAGGGGTTGGCTAAGGCCACTGGGAAGCCCAGGCACTGCCTGTTTTGGACATGTCCTCCTCCTCAGGCCATGGGCACTCTAATCTAAGGTAGAAAGGCCAGCAAATGCCTGCCCTTAAGGGGACAGGGTTGGATGTGTGACTTAATAAGGTTGAGAAACACAAGTAATCCCTTAAGCACTTTGCCACGTAACCTAAGATTATCTCACCTACAAACACCTGTTTTCACTCCTTTGCTGATGGTGGTGTAAAAAGCAGGCTGGTTAATGACGAGGTACCAACAAGGGGTAGAACATTCATGCATTTGTAATATCTTGGAAATGTCTCCTGGCTCTCCAGGCTGCACATGCCTGCTTGCCAGGCTGAGGCAGGACTTGCAAGGTGCACCGAGCTTCCATCTGTACAGTCCTCAGGGACTAGCAGCATGCCAAAGGCAGGGTCAGGAGAGTAGGGCCCTCAGCTGGTTCTCTCCGCTCCCTCCTGTAGAGGTGGACCACGGCCCGGTCCCTCCACTGCCCGATCTGAGGTGTTCACGTCCTGGGAGGGAAGAAGAATAATGTCCTCTCTGGTTGTCACCCAGGGCTGTTAAGAAGGTCCGGGGAGGTAGCGCCACCCTGCTCACCAGGTCCACACCACATGCCCGGAAGATGGGAGCTAGACTTATTTAAACTCTTTTGAGAAGCAAAAAAGTGCCAGCCCTGTGAAACTGACCAATAATGTTCTAATCATTTAGAACTGCAAGTCTCTGCCTCGGGTGGCACAGAAGATGTTGGCAATTTGTTGGAGAATCATTTCTCTACTGGAGATGCAAGTCTAGAGGAGAAGGAAAGGGCCCTTTATGGAGATGCGGTCCCTCCAGAGAAGAACCTGCTTCTTCATTACCAGGATGGCAGTGAGGCTGAGCACTCGGAGAAGACCATGGCTGGGGCCCCTCCAGCTGCTGCCAGCCCGGGCTCTGATCCCGAAGCTAGCCTCTCCAATGCCTCAGCCTCAGAGTCAGCTCCACCCAGGGACACTGAGGGACCtggggaggaagaagagggcCTTCCAGGAGCAAGTGCCCTTCCtccagaaggggaagaggagcAGCCAGAGCTCAGTTCTGGAAGGGGACCAGGAGAGGAGGAGGCTGGGTGTGGGCTTCCAACTGAGGGCACGACTGGTGAGGGGTCATATGGACAGGCTGGGAGTGGTGTGGTCCCTGAGGAAACAGAGGAGGTCCTGCAAAACACCCCTGCCCAGCAAGAAGCAGTAAAGATGGCAGAGCCTGAAGCCATGGGGACCTCTGGTAATTTAGAGGTCCGGGAAATCCATGCCCCAGGCAGCCCAGGGCCCCCTGGTGAGCCAGAAGAGCTAGATGGAGTACTGGAAGTGGAGACTATGGGAGAAGAGGCACAGGTCCATGCCAACACAGAAACTCGGGAGGCACCCGAGGGCCAGGGGAAGCCCAGCTCCAGCCAGGAGGCTGGCGGAGCCACAGGGGAGCACTGGGGCTCTGAGGCTGGGGAGGTCGGGGATTCCCACCCCCCAGTAGGCCAGCTGCCAGCCTTGCCTGCGGAGGAACCAGACTTGGCTTCTTCAGAAGAAGAGGGCGGTGAAGGCAATGGAGGCGAGGAAGAGGGAATCCCATCTGAAGAATCCGAAGAGGACAGTGGCAGTGGGGCTAGTTCAGAAGAAGCAGGGAGTGCCTCGGATGAAGCCAGAGAACCCGAGGACGCAGCAGGGATGGCCAACCAAGGGAATGAGGGGGCTCAGCTGAGCTCCGGGGAATTGAGTGCGGAGCCCCAGAGTGTGGAGGCACAGGACACCGAGGTCGAGAAGCCCGAAGAGGGGCAGCAGGGTAGGAGGAGTCTCAGAATTGCCCCCAGGGGTAGGAATTCTTTAAAAGCAACACCAGCACCTTGGGCAGCTGCATTCTTCTAGGCAGACTTGTCTGCGGTGGGACAAAGACAGGGTGTGTGGGAGAGTTCCTCAGGTAGTTGTGGGCTTGTTAGCTGGAGGCCCTGTCCAGGGACCTGGCTTAGGTTGGTAACTTCAGGTTGCTCTCAGCCACCTGATTCCAATTTGGAGGGACTGAGTGGGAGGATGTACCTCCAAGGGTTCTGAGGAAGCTGATTACTTTGGAGTTAGGCCCTCAGGAGGCTGCTCCTTAGGGCCATGAGCTGCAGTTTCATGTGGATCAGCACCTTAACCTAAAAGCCAGGGACATAAAGGTGGGCTGTGAGGCCCCAGAGCAGCCTGGGACCACAGTGGTGGGCTGGCACACCGGACTACCCCCTTGAAGACTAGGCTGCATTAGGTCAGGATTGTGATGAGCAGGCTTGACTGTGACCACTGTGTCCCacgctcccccctccccccagcctcccTAGCAGCTGCTGCCCTTAGGGGAAGAGGGCAGGGCCAAAGTTTTGGAGGCAACATTACAGACATTTAACAGGCCCCAGAGATGTCCGGGCGCTTCATGGCCTCATCTGCTAAGCACACAGACCAAAAGTGGGGCTTCCAGAAGAGGGGTTAGGATCGATTCTTCCCTTTCCCAGATGGCTTCCCCACAGGTTTCCACACAGCATTTCATATACATACTGCTTACCAGGCCCCTGAACACTCCAGAAAGGAGGGATATAGCAATCAGTCAGCCCCTCTTCTTTCCTGGCCCCATTctggggctggggtaggggctgCCTGGGTTTGATGTAGGTTAAGAGTCTATTCTTCTCTACTTCTTATCCCTAGTGGAACTGTCTCTCCACCCAACGGGCCTCAGTCCATTGCTCTTCTAATCAGCCATATTCTTTGTGCACTCAGCCTGGGCAGAAACCATTGTCTTTAGTGGCCCCAGTATTTGAGCATCACTCACTGGGGAGCCCACAAATGGTCACAGGCATCTCTTGCTTGATGGAGCTAACAGTTTGCTTCAGACAAAACTTCTGttgcagctctctcctctctAGTCTCCCCTCTGCAGCCAGTGGGATCCTGATAAAATGCTTATTTGATCTAGTCCGTTGTCTGCCTAAAGCTCCTCCCTAGCTTCCACTCAGACAGATTGCGAACTCCTTATCAGGGCTTTCAAGACCACACATGGACAACCCCTCTGAACTCTCCAGCTCCCCACAACTTACCTTCACGCCACTCTGCCCTCACTAACTCTGGTCTACCCGCATGGGCCTGCTGCCTGTTTCTCATTCAAATTCTGTTTTGGGGATTTGGATTTCAGAAATGCTCTTTACCATCCCTGGCAAACTCTTTTCCGGCTCTTCACCTAATAAACTACTCACAACAGATCTGTGCTCACATGTGGCTTCCTAAGGGAAGTTTTCTCTGGTTTCCTCTGTTAAGACTGGGTAGGTGCCCTTCTCATATGCCCTCATTGCTTCTTGACTTTCCCTCCATAGCCACATCACAGTTGTaattaatacattatttttacagttaattattttctctctccccactaGACTGTAAGAAAACTCCATAGGGGCAGGGGTTACATTTGTTTTGTACACTTTTATATTCCCAATGTGATGTTCCATGCCCAGCACAGAGTACATGCTCAGCCAATATTGGTTGAATAAGTAAGATTGATCATGGAGCCTAACAGAAACTGAATTTGGATGTTTACATTCCTTCCTAAAGAACAGAATTTAGTTCAACCTGGCAAGCTTCTCTTGAACTTCTATTGCAGGCCCAGCCCTTGTCCGTCTTTGGAGAGGCTGAGAGTCCAGGCGGCTCTTAGCTTTGCCCTAACCCTTCTCTGTGCTTCTCTCCCCAGAAGAGGCGGAGGATGTGAGTGAAGAAGCCCCCATGAGGGACCGCTCTcacattgagaaaaccttgatgCTGAATGAGGACAAACCAACTGATGATTACTCTGGTAACCGAAGGAAGTAGACAGGACTGAGGCCGGGGCTGGGAGAGTCACCTGGTCAGTGATGGGGCACAGCCCACGTGGCTGTTGAAAGCCAGAGCAGAAGGGGCTTTAGTTCTAAGGCCAGCGGGAGCCACAGGCAAGACGGGAGCACTGGAGGTGGAGGCATCGGGGAGGAAGGCAATCTGGGCACATCCAAGACTAGATGGCTCTAGATAGGAATAGAGGAGAAAAGGCAATCCAAGCAGAGGTCCCAATGTGGAGGGGGAGTCCAGTGCTGCTGCCTTGGGGAGGGTTCCAGCCCCTCTGCTATGCAGAAGATTGTGCATAAGAAGgcatcatttgtttttgttttgttttgttttgttttttacagtttataaaaccctttatttttctttttaaaaaatcttataattAGAGAATGTTCCCATATACACCacacccccattattaacactttgcagtAGTGTGGAACTTTTGCTACaactggtgaaagaatattataattgtactattcacTATTGTCCACAGTTTCCATTAAGGTGTGTTTTTCCtccaatataccaccctattattaacatcttgcattagtgtggtacatttgttgtaaTTCCTGAAAGAATgcttttataactgtactattaactatagttatcATTTATAATAGGGCTCACTGTgtgttgtacagacctatgttctaccttttaatttctattctagtaacacatatatgacctaaaacttgcccttttaatcacattcacatatgtaattcagtgctgttaattatgctcacaatgtgctacatcaccaccacccatttctaaactttacaatcaacccaaataaaaattctgtgcatattaaatttttaaaattattattttttttacagtttataAAGCCTTTTATACTCAgtatttcatttcatcctcaagGATTTCTGCTGGCTTCTAGTCTTTTCTTCATGAATGAGCTACCTAAAGTTCAGAGAGAGGCAGCAATTGGCTTGTGGCCACACAGTTAGAGTGGCAGAGTGAGGGTAAGGTCTGGGATCCTGACCCTTGGCTCCCTGGTCCTTCCACTTGGCCCTTCAACCTCATATCTGCAACCTGCCAGCCTTGCCCTGGAGAGTCAAGGAGCTGAGTTTAATCTTCTCCTGGGGGCTCTTTCCAAGAGGGTCTGTGGATGCTGATCCTCTCAGGGGCATCTGGGAGGACAGAACTGGTGAGGGCCCAGGGTAGTAGGCCTGTGGCCTGTGGGAGCCATGCCCTCTTGTCCTCCAAGCCTAAGGCAAGCACTTGTGGAGGTgggagtagagagagagagatggcgcTCTCACCTACCATGGGAAGAATCTCTAGTTAAACTGCCCACCAGAGAGCAGCAAGCTCTCTTGGGGTGGAGAGGAAAAACAGAGTTAGGTTTTTTGGGGGTGGGTCGGTGAGTAGGTAGAAGAATGCCTTTTGGTTTGAATTCTGCTGAGGTGTGGGGTGTGAACCAAGTTCCCCATGAATGCTAATACATTGCATGGTTGCTGGGAGGCAACCCTTTCCTACCAACTATGGTGGAGCTGCAGGTGGAGTTACCTGCCAAGGGTAATTCCATGGTGGGAGAGCTGGGTGGCATCTGCCCTATCTGACGCTCTCCCCTCGTTCTCTCTGCCCCCAGTGGTGCTGCAGCGGCTGCGAAAGATCTACCACTCATCCATCAAGCCCCTAGAGCAGTCTTATAAATATAATGAACTGCGGCAGCATGAGATTACAGGTAAAGCCACCTGGGCCCAGAGGTGGCGGTCTGCACCTGAAGGAAACCATGGACTTTGGCAGCTGAGGCATCTCTCACCCAACAGATGCCCCTAGGGCCCGCACAGATTCAGGGACTCTACTTGGAGCTCAGCTCCCCTAAGGAGTCAGAAAGGGTGGATACCTCAGGAATGTGAACCATCCCTTTCCTAGGAAGAGTGCTCTCTAATTCACAAAGGAGTTTTTCAGACAGCATTTACTTTTCAGTAACTCAGGTTTTGGCTTCCATTTGCAATAATGCCAACTCCCTCGTGTGCTCAAAAACCCACAAGGGCTCCCTCTTCACTTACAGCATTCTGTCCTAATTCCTTGGATTGGCCTAGATTCCCGCTTTCCTCCTTAGCCTTTCCCATTATGTTTTCCTTTGGGTATGGATTCTTTTTAGAATGGGTtttcaaaatattagaaataaggTATACTTATTGCAAAAGATTCAAATAGTATAGAATAGTATACTTTGAAAAACAGAAGTCCCTTTCTTGATCTCCATCTTCTCTAATTACACTCCCAGAGAGCCACTGTTAAAGTTTTTTTGTGAAACACTTCTAGATATTTCCTCTGCCTAGAAAGCCACATACactatttttggtttgttttataaaaatcatatcatgcaaactgtgtgtgtgtacagatcTCCAATACTCTTCCTGATGCCTTCATAGTATTCatttaaaagaatgttaaaaacaCTACTAAAATGACTATACCTGTATGTTTCATGCAAATATACTTACAGGATAAATTTTCAAAAGTGGAAAACATTTTAATGGTTGTTGCCAAAGATTGTACCAGTTTGTACTTGCAATAACAGTATATGAGAGTTCTTGTTTCCCCACACCAATGCCATTTTTAAgcattataattctttttaaccCTTAACAGTGGTATCTTGTTTTCACTGGGAAtgacattctaatttttttcttgtgttaattggctatttctttctcatttaattctctcgATGGCTATAATGTAGATGCACTATTATCAAGTATATATTATTCCTATGTCAGAGAAGAGGAACCTGATGGCTAGAGAGATGCTGGGCTGCCATGGATCACTCAGCTGGAATTAGAGCTagaattttctacattttctctagggGAATTCACAACTACCTATACTGTTTCTTGCAAACCTAAAGGCAAATCTTCCTCTTCTGCTTCCATGAGGATGTGTAGGCATTGGTATGAAGTTACAGAGAACATCTCAATTAGTTTCCTCTATCTATATACTTGCCTCTCTTAGATCTACTAGGCAACTCTGGTCTGGACAACAGCAGAGGCCAGGAGGCTCTGGGCTGCCTGAGACAATGGCGCCTGGACTTCTCCAGAAGGCACTCAAGCTCTTGGCTCCAGCTCTCACTTTCTGAACTTGGCTCTTCTCGAGTCTCTCACCAATACCTACCCTTTGGGTGGCTTTCTATATAACCCTCTCCCTCAGGGTCTCATCTGTGGTCTCCTGCATATGCCAGTACCGCCCCCTGCTGTAGAGGAGTAAAACAGCAGCACCCCTGGAAAAGCCCTGTTTGTGGTTTTTCTCAGAAAACTTTGAGGTTCACAGTTTCCCTTAGTGCCACTTGAGctgtttttcctttgtgaaaGCTCTGTGATTATAACTGGGGAGTCCTACCTCCCTCTCATCTTGCCTATCCCTTCCTGTCCCCAAGCCAGTAGCTGATACCCAGAGATATGTGTACATCTTACTGTATTTACAGTAGAATGGGATGGGGCAGGGACATGGTATCACTTCTGGGTAATACATATGTGCCCATCATTTAAAGACACCATCTTGGCCTTCTAGGAATTTAGCTTCACCCCAGAGAAGGAAAATCAGCATATCCAAAAGCCGGTATAGAATAGGCAGTATATGGTACTAACATTTACTTAAAAAAGATGGgatgtatgatatatataaatatcaatattgcttaaatatgcattaaaatatctgaaagaatacatagaaataGTGGTGGCTACTTCAAAGAGAGGGATGTTATAGCCTGGGTAGCTGGGGGACAGAGATAGGAGACTTTTCACTGTAcatctttttatatttctgacttgaatcaagaaattaaataaataaaaattaaaaaatagaaatttagaaaataaatgaaaaaaactgcATGCCCACTGTTTTGAGAACTATCTGCCAGGCTCAGAGAGACAACAAGGTCTGCAGAACTTAAAATATGCAGAGGCAACCCTAGATGCTGTAGTTTAGAGAGGGGCCGACGGAGCTGAGGCCTTCAAATCAGCAACAAGAGCAGCCATCACCCAGGTCAAAAAGCCTCTTGCTCCCTCCTCCTGCCTGGTTCTGGAAGCACTAgagaattctttttcttcttgttgatCCCAGCTGGACTGGTCCATGTAGGGTCTTCTCTCAAACATGGCCTTTGGAAAGACACTGGGCACTGAGCCCAAGAGCTGCCAATTCAGTGTTTGATCTCAGACTCTGGCAAGTTTGTCATGGACTTTGCAGACTAATATTTGATTCTGGCCTTAGAGCACAGAGTTGGGCTGAACCTGAGGTGGGGGTGTTTGGTAGCCACAGCTAAGGGGAGAAGACAGCTGCAGAGGCTGGGGACATGCAGGGCACAACAACCAGATCATTCAAGACTGAATAAACTTCTTACATACCCTTTCTTTTCTGTTATCAATCCAGATGGCAGAGTTGTAATTTCTCTCCATTTAGaagctctcccctcccccatttaTGAACTGTTCTCCTCTAGATCTAGCTCAGGAGACCTTACCCACAGTGAGCTCTGTGTCAGTGTTTGTTGAATTCACTTAGATCCTCCTCCTGGTGCAGATGTGCCATGGATCTATGCAAGGCCAAAATAAGGTCTTCTAGTTTCTTCTAACTGTGTAAACACACTTAGGTAGCAACAGAAGAGCCACTGATTGCTACACACTGTCTGATTCAGTATAGAATTCAATTAGATGGGCTGTCTGAGATGACAGACAGCTTTGAAGAAATATACCACTCCTGTAATAAGAAACTTTATTGATTCACTTCCATTTCTAATTCCTGATGCCTACAGATGGGGAAATCACTTCTAAGCCAATGGTGCTATTCCTGGGACCGTGGAGTGTTGGTAAATCAACTATGATAAACTACCTTCTTGGGTTGGAAGACACTCGCTACCAGCTCTATACAGGTAACAGGTTTTTTTATGTGATCGTTGGTGTTAAAATGTCATATGTAAAAGCActataaaaattaacatttatatgAGTcttcatatatgtatgtatattatatatataagaaaccagcagcttaacaaacacaGGATTCTATTCCTATGGCAAAACATTCCCTGCTTATTACATCCTGTGCACTCACTAGGTCTGTTTCCCAGAGATCACTGTATTTCCCACTAACCTTATGCCCTGTGTGTAGGCGCCGAGCCCACCACTTCCGAATTCACCGTCCTAATGCATGGGCCCAAGCTGAAAACCATAGAGGGAATCGTCATGGCTGCTGACAGCAGCCGGTCCTTCTCACCTCTTGAGAAGTTTGGCCAGAATTTCCTGGAGAAGCTGATTGGCATAGAGGTTCCCCACAAACTTCTGGAGCGGGTCACTTTTGTGGATACACCAGGCATCATTGAGAACCGCAAGCAGCAAGAGAGAGGTATTTTAGCCTTCATTTTGACTAGCATGAGTTCATCTTAGTAAACTATTCCAATGGTGGGTGGTAGCTaaagaggggagaggaaacaTGGTCACTGTTGTCTAAGGAAATGCATTCTTTACTTCCACCCACTTCTTATGACACATTGGTTTTGGAGTTCCTTATCCTCCTGCCTCCCCAAGGACTGACTTGGATTGTATTTTCCCAAGGCAAGAGCTAATCTTCCCTGGAAGTACCACCTAGAGCTCTAAACTGGGGCTAAGTTGTCTTTGGGAGGCTCAGTCTGCCTTGGACTGTGATCAAAGGCCTAGATTAAGTGGATCCCAGTTCAGATGTGCTTGACCTCTGACTAACTTGGGTATGAGGCTCCTGGGCTTGCTCTGGATGAAACCTGATCTTCAGCCTCTTCCTATTCCCAGTTTCTGCTTTACCAAGTCTGCTTCAACATAAGTCTATACAGGCTTTCCAAAGCCCTACTTGCTTTCAGGTGTTAGAGCTTCCACATGGAGCGAAATTACATCTCCGCTATCTGGATTAAATACAAAGAAGAACGGATATGAAATAAGCTTATTCAATCTTGAAAAACTTTGGCCTGGCAGATAATAGGCTAGGGCTATCAGCAGTGATGAGTGCTAAGCTCGGCTCATTGAAGAATATATGACCAGAAAGTGGGTCTCAGTTTATGGTTCTAACTCCCACTCTGGCTATAACCAGAGACTATTTTGTtagtaataatattgttttaattaataatcataatagtaaatttatatttttgaactATTATGCACTGGATAATTTTATGCATTATTATGCACACTTTTCAACACAGGTATTCCTTgtctcattttgcagataagaaaatgaggaaagaaattaaaggaattaaaatattaaacctCTACTATGTGACAGACATTGTTTTGGTTAGGTGCTTTCACATATTTATAACCCACATAGTAATCTTTATATCAGCTTAGGGTCActgttatttttgtcattttgtagCTCAAAAGCTAACTTTTAGAAACATTTAATATTAATCTAGCCAGTGGCAAAGCCTGAGTCCCAGTCCAAGATTAAATATCacattccacattttttttcccttaaataatGCATCCTCTTTCACTTTCTTCCAATTCCCCAACTTCTTTCAACATCTTTGCCATTGCCCTAGATCTTTTTAGACAGCAGGAAAATTTCCATTTAGAAAAAGTATTTTGCCTCCCTGGAGACTTGGATTCCACTGTAGATTAAAGTAAGGGTCAGGCTATTCTTGGTTGAAGATTGATAAGAATTAGGAGATATGCAATTAATTCTTTATAAGTCAGTCTTTAGAAACCCAGAAAATGCCTagtgtttttacttcttttaattcataaaatgGTTTGATTTTGAAAAGAGGTGCCAGGGGCTTTGAGTAACCCTGGCTCAGCT includes:
- the SRL gene encoding sarcalumenin isoform X1 yields the protein MRALVLLGCFVASLLLSGQAELQVSASGGTEDVGNLLENHFSTGDASLEEKERALYGDAVPPEKNLLLHYQDGSEAEHSEKTMAGAPPAAASPGSDPEASLSNASASESAPPRDTEGPGEEEEGLPGASALPPEGEEEQPELSSGRGPGEEEAGCGLPTEGTTGEGSYGQAGSGVVPEETEEVLQNTPAQQEAVKMAEPEAMGTSGNLEVREIHAPGSPGPPGEPEELDGVLEVETMGEEAQVHANTETREAPEGQGKPSSSQEAGGATGEHWGSEAGEVGDSHPPVGQLPALPAEEPDLASSEEEGGEGNGGEEEGIPSEESEEDSGSGASSEEAGSASDEAREPEDAAGMANQGNEGAQLSSGELSAEPQSVEAQDTEVEKPEEGQQEEAEDVSEEAPMRDRSHIEKTLMLNEDKPTDDYSVVLQRLRKIYHSSIKPLEQSYKYNELRQHEITDGEITSKPMVLFLGPWSVGKSTMINYLLGLEDTRYQLYTGAEPTTSEFTVLMHGPKLKTIEGIVMAADSSRSFSPLEKFGQNFLEKLIGIEVPHKLLERVTFVDTPGIIENRKQQERGYPFNDVCQWFIDRADLIFVVFDPTKLDVGLELEMLFRQLKGRESQIRIILNKADNLATQMLMRVYGALFWSLAPLINVTEPPRVYVSSFWPEEYKPDTHRELFLKEEISLLEDLNQVIENRLENKIAFIRQHAIRVRIHALLVDRYLQTYKDKMTFFSDGELVFKDIVEDPDKFYIFKTILAKTNVSKFDLPNRDAYKDFFGINPISSFKLLSQQCSYMGGCFLEKIERAITHELPGLLGSLGLGKNPGALNCDKTGCGETPKNRYRKP